From one Erinaceus europaeus chromosome 4, mEriEur2.1, whole genome shotgun sequence genomic stretch:
- the NTF3 gene encoding neurotrophin-3 isoform X5 has product MSILFYVIFLAYLRGTQGSNMDQRSLPEDSLNSLIIRLIQADILKNKLSKQTLDIQGSPPEVLPQAEGPREPQQDQPPRSEFHPVGAMDTDLLRQQRRYSSPRVLLTASTPLGPPPLYLMEDYVGSPAVANRTSPRRKRYSEHKSHRGEYSVCDSESLWVTDKSSAIDIRGHQVTVLGEIKTGNSPVKQYFYETRCKEARPVKNGCRGIDDKHWNSQCKTSQTYVRALTSENNKLVGWRWIRIDTSCVCALSRKIGRT; this is encoded by the coding sequence ATGTCCATCTTGTTTTATGTGATATTTCTCGCTTATCTCCGTGGCACCCAAGGCAGCAACATGGACCAGAGGAGTTTGCCCGAAGACTCTCTCAACTCCCTCATCATCCGGCTGATCCAGGCAGACATCCTGAAGAACAAGCTCTCCAAGCAGACGCTGGACATTCAGGGAAGCCCTCCAGAAGTCTTGCCCCAGGCCGAGGGCCCCCGGGAGCCCCAGCAGGACCAACCACCCCGGTCAGAATTCCACCCGGTGGGGGCCATGGACACGGACCTGCTGAGGCAGCAGAGACGCTACAGCTCTCCCCGGGTGCTCCTGACGGCCAGCACCCCCCTGGGCCCCCCGCCCTTATATCTCATGGAGGATTACGTGGGCAGCCCAGCCGTGGCCAACAGGACGTCACCCCGAAGGAAGAGGTACTCGGAGCACAAGAGCCACCGAGGGGAGTACTCCGTGTGTGACAGCGAGAGCCTGTGGGTGACGGACAAGTCATCAGCCATCGACATTCGGGGACACCAGGTAACGGTGCTGGGGGAGATCAAGACGGGCAACTCCCCCGTCAAACAGTACTTTTATGAGACTCGGTGTAAGGAGGCCAGGCCGgtgaaaaatggctgccggggCATCGATGACAAGCACTGGAACTCTCAGTGCAAGACATCACAGACCTACGTGCGGGCCCTCACGTCCGAAAACAACAAACTGGTGGGCTGGCGGTGGATCCGGATAGACACCTCCTGTGTGTGTGCCTTGTCACGGAAAATTGGAAGAACATGA
- the NTF3 gene encoding neurotrophin-3 isoform X3: protein MPQGSVKLLQVNKVMSILFYVIFLAYLRGTQGSNMDQRSLPEDSLNSLIIRLIQADILKNKLSKQTLDIQGSPPEVLPQAEGPREPQQDQPPRSEFHPVGAMDTDLLRQQRRYSSPRVLLTASTPLGPPPLYLMEDYVGSPAVANRTSPRRKRYSEHKSHRGEYSVCDSESLWVTDKSSAIDIRGHQVTVLGEIKTGNSPVKQYFYETRCKEARPVKNGCRGIDDKHWNSQCKTSQTYVRALTSENNKLVGWRWIRIDTSCVCALSRKIGRT from the coding sequence CTCTTACAGGTGAACAAGGTGATGTCCATCTTGTTTTATGTGATATTTCTCGCTTATCTCCGTGGCACCCAAGGCAGCAACATGGACCAGAGGAGTTTGCCCGAAGACTCTCTCAACTCCCTCATCATCCGGCTGATCCAGGCAGACATCCTGAAGAACAAGCTCTCCAAGCAGACGCTGGACATTCAGGGAAGCCCTCCAGAAGTCTTGCCCCAGGCCGAGGGCCCCCGGGAGCCCCAGCAGGACCAACCACCCCGGTCAGAATTCCACCCGGTGGGGGCCATGGACACGGACCTGCTGAGGCAGCAGAGACGCTACAGCTCTCCCCGGGTGCTCCTGACGGCCAGCACCCCCCTGGGCCCCCCGCCCTTATATCTCATGGAGGATTACGTGGGCAGCCCAGCCGTGGCCAACAGGACGTCACCCCGAAGGAAGAGGTACTCGGAGCACAAGAGCCACCGAGGGGAGTACTCCGTGTGTGACAGCGAGAGCCTGTGGGTGACGGACAAGTCATCAGCCATCGACATTCGGGGACACCAGGTAACGGTGCTGGGGGAGATCAAGACGGGCAACTCCCCCGTCAAACAGTACTTTTATGAGACTCGGTGTAAGGAGGCCAGGCCGgtgaaaaatggctgccggggCATCGATGACAAGCACTGGAACTCTCAGTGCAAGACATCACAGACCTACGTGCGGGCCCTCACGTCCGAAAACAACAAACTGGTGGGCTGGCGGTGGATCCGGATAGACACCTCCTGTGTGTGTGCCTTGTCACGGAAAATTGGAAGAACATGA
- the NTF3 gene encoding neurotrophin-3 isoform X2, translated as MWQPPARIMMRQLLQVNKVMSILFYVIFLAYLRGTQGSNMDQRSLPEDSLNSLIIRLIQADILKNKLSKQTLDIQGSPPEVLPQAEGPREPQQDQPPRSEFHPVGAMDTDLLRQQRRYSSPRVLLTASTPLGPPPLYLMEDYVGSPAVANRTSPRRKRYSEHKSHRGEYSVCDSESLWVTDKSSAIDIRGHQVTVLGEIKTGNSPVKQYFYETRCKEARPVKNGCRGIDDKHWNSQCKTSQTYVRALTSENNKLVGWRWIRIDTSCVCALSRKIGRT; from the coding sequence CTCTTACAGGTGAACAAGGTGATGTCCATCTTGTTTTATGTGATATTTCTCGCTTATCTCCGTGGCACCCAAGGCAGCAACATGGACCAGAGGAGTTTGCCCGAAGACTCTCTCAACTCCCTCATCATCCGGCTGATCCAGGCAGACATCCTGAAGAACAAGCTCTCCAAGCAGACGCTGGACATTCAGGGAAGCCCTCCAGAAGTCTTGCCCCAGGCCGAGGGCCCCCGGGAGCCCCAGCAGGACCAACCACCCCGGTCAGAATTCCACCCGGTGGGGGCCATGGACACGGACCTGCTGAGGCAGCAGAGACGCTACAGCTCTCCCCGGGTGCTCCTGACGGCCAGCACCCCCCTGGGCCCCCCGCCCTTATATCTCATGGAGGATTACGTGGGCAGCCCAGCCGTGGCCAACAGGACGTCACCCCGAAGGAAGAGGTACTCGGAGCACAAGAGCCACCGAGGGGAGTACTCCGTGTGTGACAGCGAGAGCCTGTGGGTGACGGACAAGTCATCAGCCATCGACATTCGGGGACACCAGGTAACGGTGCTGGGGGAGATCAAGACGGGCAACTCCCCCGTCAAACAGTACTTTTATGAGACTCGGTGTAAGGAGGCCAGGCCGgtgaaaaatggctgccggggCATCGATGACAAGCACTGGAACTCTCAGTGCAAGACATCACAGACCTACGTGCGGGCCCTCACGTCCGAAAACAACAAACTGGTGGGCTGGCGGTGGATCCGGATAGACACCTCCTGTGTGTGTGCCTTGTCACGGAAAATTGGAAGAACATGA
- the NTF3 gene encoding neurotrophin-3 isoform X4, with the protein MVTSATLLQVNKVMSILFYVIFLAYLRGTQGSNMDQRSLPEDSLNSLIIRLIQADILKNKLSKQTLDIQGSPPEVLPQAEGPREPQQDQPPRSEFHPVGAMDTDLLRQQRRYSSPRVLLTASTPLGPPPLYLMEDYVGSPAVANRTSPRRKRYSEHKSHRGEYSVCDSESLWVTDKSSAIDIRGHQVTVLGEIKTGNSPVKQYFYETRCKEARPVKNGCRGIDDKHWNSQCKTSQTYVRALTSENNKLVGWRWIRIDTSCVCALSRKIGRT; encoded by the coding sequence CTCTTACAGGTGAACAAGGTGATGTCCATCTTGTTTTATGTGATATTTCTCGCTTATCTCCGTGGCACCCAAGGCAGCAACATGGACCAGAGGAGTTTGCCCGAAGACTCTCTCAACTCCCTCATCATCCGGCTGATCCAGGCAGACATCCTGAAGAACAAGCTCTCCAAGCAGACGCTGGACATTCAGGGAAGCCCTCCAGAAGTCTTGCCCCAGGCCGAGGGCCCCCGGGAGCCCCAGCAGGACCAACCACCCCGGTCAGAATTCCACCCGGTGGGGGCCATGGACACGGACCTGCTGAGGCAGCAGAGACGCTACAGCTCTCCCCGGGTGCTCCTGACGGCCAGCACCCCCCTGGGCCCCCCGCCCTTATATCTCATGGAGGATTACGTGGGCAGCCCAGCCGTGGCCAACAGGACGTCACCCCGAAGGAAGAGGTACTCGGAGCACAAGAGCCACCGAGGGGAGTACTCCGTGTGTGACAGCGAGAGCCTGTGGGTGACGGACAAGTCATCAGCCATCGACATTCGGGGACACCAGGTAACGGTGCTGGGGGAGATCAAGACGGGCAACTCCCCCGTCAAACAGTACTTTTATGAGACTCGGTGTAAGGAGGCCAGGCCGgtgaaaaatggctgccggggCATCGATGACAAGCACTGGAACTCTCAGTGCAAGACATCACAGACCTACGTGCGGGCCCTCACGTCCGAAAACAACAAACTGGTGGGCTGGCGGTGGATCCGGATAGACACCTCCTGTGTGTGTGCCTTGTCACGGAAAATTGGAAGAACATGA
- the NTF3 gene encoding neurotrophin-3 isoform X1: MESFGKFVQDCSGIELLQVNKVMSILFYVIFLAYLRGTQGSNMDQRSLPEDSLNSLIIRLIQADILKNKLSKQTLDIQGSPPEVLPQAEGPREPQQDQPPRSEFHPVGAMDTDLLRQQRRYSSPRVLLTASTPLGPPPLYLMEDYVGSPAVANRTSPRRKRYSEHKSHRGEYSVCDSESLWVTDKSSAIDIRGHQVTVLGEIKTGNSPVKQYFYETRCKEARPVKNGCRGIDDKHWNSQCKTSQTYVRALTSENNKLVGWRWIRIDTSCVCALSRKIGRT; encoded by the coding sequence CTCTTACAGGTGAACAAGGTGATGTCCATCTTGTTTTATGTGATATTTCTCGCTTATCTCCGTGGCACCCAAGGCAGCAACATGGACCAGAGGAGTTTGCCCGAAGACTCTCTCAACTCCCTCATCATCCGGCTGATCCAGGCAGACATCCTGAAGAACAAGCTCTCCAAGCAGACGCTGGACATTCAGGGAAGCCCTCCAGAAGTCTTGCCCCAGGCCGAGGGCCCCCGGGAGCCCCAGCAGGACCAACCACCCCGGTCAGAATTCCACCCGGTGGGGGCCATGGACACGGACCTGCTGAGGCAGCAGAGACGCTACAGCTCTCCCCGGGTGCTCCTGACGGCCAGCACCCCCCTGGGCCCCCCGCCCTTATATCTCATGGAGGATTACGTGGGCAGCCCAGCCGTGGCCAACAGGACGTCACCCCGAAGGAAGAGGTACTCGGAGCACAAGAGCCACCGAGGGGAGTACTCCGTGTGTGACAGCGAGAGCCTGTGGGTGACGGACAAGTCATCAGCCATCGACATTCGGGGACACCAGGTAACGGTGCTGGGGGAGATCAAGACGGGCAACTCCCCCGTCAAACAGTACTTTTATGAGACTCGGTGTAAGGAGGCCAGGCCGgtgaaaaatggctgccggggCATCGATGACAAGCACTGGAACTCTCAGTGCAAGACATCACAGACCTACGTGCGGGCCCTCACGTCCGAAAACAACAAACTGGTGGGCTGGCGGTGGATCCGGATAGACACCTCCTGTGTGTGTGCCTTGTCACGGAAAATTGGAAGAACATGA